One genomic segment of Cololabis saira isolate AMF1-May2022 chromosome 22, fColSai1.1, whole genome shotgun sequence includes these proteins:
- the LOC133423753 gene encoding B-cell receptor CD22-like, protein MAKFSVLLILLCVSGASASTCAKSPSLFITTPRKMEALTGSCLHIPCTFSVKEGDTFNSSITSFGVWLKTHSQFGENPSNVIFNGSVSVNNYSIRITGKLTEKNCTTVFGSLPKDYTDNYYFRVESDLFKATASCHPLNIRIKDSPWSPNITISGDLKEKERVTITCSAVTPCPHSPPELTWNLQQDSHTQTEKNKDGTLKTKIQKIITLSDTHDGYTIRCSARYPVKEGKQEGKHFKTSQTVKTLNVSYAPKNTSASISPAGLVSAGSWVNLTCSSRANPPVSSFTWFKKREHGDMEVAEGDFYSLNVTDGGVYYCVAMNRVGTQKSREISPNGEGKHFSHLEVVVGGILGIIILLCVIVLIWRLKSTRSTSNQTENVVLQEPNSVAENQDIHYGEVNFTGWKPPPDSVQHSSEEQNVVYAQVKPRKNETGVTQIGDDIYAQVKKK, encoded by the exons ATGGCGAAGTTCAGCGTGTTGCTGATTCTACTCTGCGTGTCAG GTGCTTCAGCTTCAACTTGTGCTAAATCACCATCACTCTTCATCACTACACCACGGAAGATGGAAGCACTGACCGGATCATGTTTACACATCCCATGTACCTTCAGCGTCAAAGAGGGTGACACATTCAACAGCTCAATAACCAGCTTTGGAGTGTGGTTGAAAACTCATTCTCAATTTGGTGAGAATCCCAGCAATGTCATTTTCAACGGCAGCGTGTCAGTTAACAACTACTCAATAAGGATTACTGGAAAACTGACAGAGAAAAACTGCACAACTGTGTTTGGTAGTTTACCAAAGGATTACACAGATAATTACTACTTCAGAGTTGAGAGTGATCTGTTCAAGGCTACAGCTTCATGTCATCCTCTTAACATAAGAATCAAAG ATTCTCCTTGGAGTCCCAATATCACCATCTCAGGTGATCTGAAGGAGAAAGAGCGTGTCACTATAACCTGCTCAGCTGTCACTCCCTGTCCACACTCCCCTCCTGAACTCACCTGGAATCTCCAACAagactctcacacacaaacagagaaaaacaaagatGGAACCTTGAAAACTAAAATCCAGAAGATCATCACTCTGTCAGACACACATGATGGATACACCATCAGATGTTCTGCCAGATATCCtgtgaaggaaggaaaacaGGAAGGAAAACATTTCAAGACATCGCAGACAGTAAAGACTCTCAATGTGTCAT ATGCTCCTAAGAACACCTCAGCATCCATCAGTCCAGCAGGTTTGGTGTCAGCAGGTAGCTGGGTGAACCTGACCTGCTCCAGCAGAGCCAATCCTCCCGTCAGCAGCTTCACCTGGTTCAAGAAAAGAGAACATGGAGACATGGAAGTAGCTGAAGGAGACTTTTACAGCCTGAATGTAACAGATGGAGGAGTTTATTACTGTGTGGCCATGAATAGGGTGGGGACTCAGAAATCCCGAGAGATTTCCCCAAATGGTGAAG gAAAACATTTTTCCCACTTGGAAGTTGTTGTTGGAGGGATCTTAGGGATCATCATTCTCCTGTGTGTGATTGTTCTTATATG GCGGTTAAAGTCAACACGTTCAACTTCTAATCAGACTGAG AATGTGGTTCTTCAGGAACCAAACAGCGTTGCTGAAAATCAAGACATCCATTATGGAGAGGTGAACTTCACCGGGTGGAAACCTCCACCGGACTCGGTTCAGCACAGCTCAGAAGAGCAGAATGTGGTGTATGCTCAAGTGAAACCACGCAAAAATGAAACCGGTGTAACACAGATTGGTGACGACATCTATGCTCAAGTGAAGAAGAAATGA
- the LOC133423718 gene encoding B-cell receptor CD22-like gives LNSYFTGVWAACSKPVNLFITAPKKIEALEGSCLQIPCNYSTGDRGYAIFDKTRQLFGVWIKNNVDFQKHPDNVIFNSSKQNNIYPINITGDLRENNCTSLFSNLNKSHSDMYFFRIENGSFIATAACDGVHITVKDYPWSPTITISGDLKENERVTITCSAVTPCPHSPPELTWNLQQDSHTQTEKNKDGTLKTKIQKIITLSDTHDGYTINCSARYPVKGGQYFKTSWTVKTLNVSYAPKNTSASISPAGLVSAGSWVNLTCSSRANPPVSSFSWFKKREHGDMEVAEGDFYSLNVTDGGVYYCVAKNSVGSQTSPDIHLNVDGKYLTAHNLMVCPL, from the exons ttgaattCCTATTTTACAGGTGTTTGGGCGGCTTGTTCTAAACCAGTAAACCTCTTCATTACTGCACCAAAGAAGATAGAAGCACTGGAAGGATCTTGTTTACAAATCCCATGTAACTACAGTACTGGAGATAGAGGATATGCTATATTTGACAAAACCAGACAGTTATTTGGAGTTTGGATTAAAAATAACGTTGATTTTCAAAAACATCCAGATAATGTGATTTTCAACAGTAGTAAACAAAATAACATCTACCCCATAAACATTACTGGAGACCTGAGAGAGAACAACTGCACCAGTTTGTTCTCTAATTTGAACAAAAGTCACTCAGACATGTACTTCTTCAGGATCGAGAACGGATCATTTATAGCAACAGCTGCTTGTGATGGTGTTCATATAACAGTTAAAG ATTATCCTTGGAGCCCCACAATCACCATCTCAGGTGATCTGAAGGAGAATGAGCGTGTCACTATAACCTGCTCAGCTGTCACTCCCTGTCCACACTCCCCTCCTGAACTCACCTGGAATCTCCAACAagactctcacacacaaacagagaaaaacaaagatGGAACCTTGAAAACTAAAATCCAGAAGATCATCACTCTGTCAGACACACATGATGGATACACCATCAACTGTTCTGCCAGATATCCTGTGAAGGGAGGACAATATTTCAAGACATCATGGACAGTAAAGACTCTCAATGTGTCAT ATGCTCCTAAGAACACCTCAGCATCCATCAGTCCAGCAGGTTTGGTGTCAGCAGGTAGCTGGGTGAACCTGACCTGCTCCAGCAGAGCCAATCCTCCCGTCAGCAGCTTCAGCTGGTTCAAGAAAAGAGAACATGGAGACATGGAAGTAGCTGAAGGAGACTTTTACAGCCTGAATGTAACAGATGGAGGAGTTTATTACTGTGTGGCCAAGAATAGTGTGGGGAGTCAGACATCACCAGATATCCATCTAAATGTTGACGGTAAATACTTAACTGCTCATAATCTTATGGTATGCCCTTTGTAA